Proteins found in one Zonotrichia leucophrys gambelii isolate GWCS_2022_RI chromosome 28, RI_Zleu_2.0, whole genome shotgun sequence genomic segment:
- the LOC135458723 gene encoding basic proline-rich protein-like, with amino-acid sequence MTMRRQRRLPGHAGNVLAAPRDAAPHAEPWALRSPAGGEAYPAGLLRAAAPQPRGGIITAAPPARSRPGGDKGRPRGVKTTPGAQGRSGAGRAGPAPPGRQRPWGARGRRGPTPPHGAAPGDPTHDRPPPPPARAAPPAGPTGSLGRAPRPHPFPRAGGRAPQWRPGGGGGGGRGGEEGGARCPCGPAGAAGRAGVAAGPGPGGGRGPGRGGPRRPRRARPRPPRAAPAIGPGGGGRGGRAGRRARPDWPRPLPINTPPARRARGGRREAQSARPPAPAARRGRGTTTPGNPRAALPPTPPRSQPFPPPPRPPQHGPAKYNVYGGGAEGGAAPTPPATDPTDPSPPPTAPHHPRGGGGGSGPNHPPPPMHDPPPMRAHPSVPYRAGAERSGRAERAAPCRGGRAGPCGRAEQALAAPRELLAEARMRLLPAPAGAAPLLKGPRAAPPPAAPPAGRSRLRPGGGAARGGLGGGAHGGDPRGDPRTPPPPQRGTARAGTRVSHRVTSPSVSHGPQTHACRTVSPPPVRHTDPRPTCVPLSSSVSHRPQTHVTSPRHHVPPSVSPMSPQPLPATRVPPRPLGDGDTEPKVTVGSEPARWI; translated from the exons ATGACGATGAGGAGGCAGCGCCGGCTGCCCGGGCACGCGGGGAATGTTTTGGCAGCTCCGAGGGATGCTGCCCCTCACGCCGAGCCCTGGGCGCTGCGCAGTCCCGCGGGGGGAGAGGCTTATCCCGCCGGGCTCCTGCGGGCAGCAGCGCCCCAGCCCCGCGGGGGGATTATCACCGCGGCCCCCCCTGCCCGCAGCCGGCCGGGGGGAGATAAGGGACGCCCGAGGGGGGTAAAAACAACGCCGGGCGCGCAgggccggagcggggcgggcagggccgggccggcgccCCCCGGCCGCCAACGACCTTGGGGTGCGCGGGGACGGCGCGGCCCGACGCCCCCGcacggggcggccccgggggacCCCACCCATGACCGGCCTCCCCCCCCGCCGGCCCGGGCCGCCCCCCCCGCGGGGCCCACAGGGAGCCTTGGCCGGGCGCCACGACCCCACCCCTTcccccgggcgggcgggcgggcgccgCAATGGAGGCCGGGGGGaggcgggggcggggggcgcgggggggaggaggggggggcGAGGTGTCCGTGCGGccccgcgggggcggcggggcgggcgggggtcgcggcggggccgggcccgggcggggGTCGCGGGCCCGGGCGGGGGGGGCCGCGCAGGCCCCGCCGCGCCCGTCCCCGGCCACCCCGCGCGGCGCCCGCCATtgggccgggcggcggcgggcggggcgggcgcgcgGGGCGGAGGGCGCGCCCCGATTGGCCCCGCCCGCTGCCCATCAACACGCCTCCCGCTCGCCGAGCGCGCGGGGGCCGCCGGGAAGCGCAGTCCGCTCGCCCACCGGCACCTGCGGCACGGCGCGGCCGAGGGACTACAACTCCCGGCAACCCCCGCGCCGCGCTCCCCCCCACTCCTCCCCGCTCCCAACCCTTCCCCCCCCCTCCGCGACCCCCCCAGCACGGCCCGGCCAAGTACAACGTATACGGAGGGGGGGCGGAGGGGGGGGCAGCCCCCACCCCCCCCGCAACGGACCCAAccgacccctccccaccccccactgccccccaccacccccggggaggggggggagggtCAGGCCCgaaccacccccccccccccatgcACGACCCCCCCCCAATGCGCGCCCACCCCTCAGTTCCGTACCGGGCGGGGGCCGAGCGGTCCGGGCGAGCGGAGCGGGCCGCGCCGTGCCGaggcgggcgggccgggccgtgcgGGCGGGCGGAGCAGGCTCTGGCCGCCCCGCGGGAGCTGCTCGCCGAGGCCCGTATGCGGCTCCTTCCTGCTccggccggggccgccccgctcTTAAAGGGGCCGCGCGCcgcccccccgcccgccgccccccccgcgGGGCGCAGCCGCCTCCGGCCGGGGGGGGGCGCAGCgcggggggggctcggggggggcGCGCACGGGGGAGACCCCAGGGGGGACCCGCggacccctccccccccccagcgCGGGACAGCGCGAGCGGGGACACGCGTGTCGCACCGTGTCACCTCCCCGTCAGTGTCACACGGACCCCAGACCCACGCGTGTCGCACGGTGTCACCTCCCCCCGTGCGTCACACGGACCCCAGACCCAcgtgtgtccccctgtcctcgTCAGTGTCAcacagaccccagacccac GTCACCTCCCCGAGGCACCACGTGCCGccctcggtgtccccaatgtccccgcaGCCCCTCCCCGCCACTCGTGTCCCCCCGCGGCCGCTGGGGGACGGGGACACGGAGCCCAAGGTCACGGTGGGCTCGGAGCCAGCCCG